The Listeria welshimeri serovar 6b str. SLCC5334 genome has a window encoding:
- a CDS encoding AI-2E family transporter produces MKELNSFLQNRSVRRVGVFLLIAFVLYLLRSQMNIILLTFIFSYLITRLENFILRRISIYRQIIVLLLYVVIAAVIVFVFVKYIPVLADQINQLVKFGNHFLTTDSNNDFINYIIGLANQFDIMKYTEQGVSMILTYLTNVGTVLMNVFIALMLSLFFSLGKEHLISFTNQFSTSKIAFIYEEVKFFGSKFVATFGKVIEAQFIIALVNAVLTTIALWILGFPQLMTLSIMVFLLGLIPVAGVIISLVPLTIIGYSIGGLEYIFYILIVVIIIHALESYVLNPKLMSAKTNLPVFYTFIILIFGEHFFGIWGLIVGIPVVMFFLDVLGVTNQEEDEQLKDTISHT; encoded by the coding sequence TTGAAAGAACTTAATTCATTTTTACAGAATAGAAGTGTACGTCGTGTTGGTGTTTTTCTTTTAATTGCATTCGTTTTATATTTATTAAGAAGTCAAATGAATATTATTTTACTAACATTCATTTTTTCTTATCTCATTACCCGCTTAGAAAATTTTATATTGCGGAGAATTTCCATTTATCGACAAATTATTGTGTTACTTTTGTATGTAGTTATTGCAGCAGTAATTGTATTTGTTTTTGTAAAGTATATTCCTGTCTTAGCTGATCAAATAAATCAATTAGTTAAATTTGGTAATCATTTTTTAACAACGGATAGCAATAATGATTTCATTAACTATATTATTGGTTTAGCTAATCAATTTGATATTATGAAGTATACCGAGCAAGGCGTTTCAATGATTCTTACTTATTTAACTAATGTCGGCACAGTATTAATGAATGTGTTTATTGCGCTCATGTTAAGTTTGTTTTTCTCACTTGGAAAAGAACATTTAATTTCTTTTACCAATCAATTTTCAACAAGTAAAATTGCTTTTATTTATGAAGAAGTAAAATTCTTTGGTTCAAAATTTGTTGCGACTTTTGGTAAAGTGATTGAAGCACAATTTATTATTGCGCTCGTTAATGCTGTTTTAACCACTATTGCACTATGGATTTTAGGTTTCCCTCAATTAATGACGCTATCAATAATGGTTTTCTTGCTTGGGTTAATCCCTGTAGCAGGGGTGATTATTTCGCTCGTACCATTAACTATCATTGGTTATTCTATAGGAGGATTAGAATATATTTTCTACATTCTCATAGTCGTGATTATTATTCATGCCTTAGAATCTTATGTTCTTAATCCAAAACTTATGTCAGCAAAAACGAATCTACCAGTATTCTATACTTTTATTATCCTTATTTTTGGAGAGCATTTCTTCGGTATTTGGGGATTAATCGTTGGTATTCCGGTTGTAATGTTCTTCTTAGATGTGCTAGGTGTTACGAATCAAGAAGAAGATGAACAGCTTAAAGACACAATTAGTCATACGTAA
- the murB gene encoding UDP-N-acetylmuramate dehydrogenase, producing the protein MNNLQKQFPHISIKLNEPLSKYTYTKTGGNADIFVMPKSIEETQEIVSYCYQNTIPLTVLGNGSNLIIKDGGIRGVIVHLDLLQTIERKNTQIIAMSGAKLIDTAKFALGESLSGLEFACGIPGSIGGALHMNAGAYGGEISDVLEAATVLTPYGELKKLKRSELKAAYRFSTIAEKNYIVLDATFSLELEDKNIIQAKMDELTAARESKQPLEYPSCGSVFKRPPGHFAGKLIQDSGLQGHIIGGAQVSLKHAGFIVNIGNATATDYMNLIAHVQQTVREKFDVELETEVKIIGED; encoded by the coding sequence ATGAACAACTTACAAAAACAATTTCCTCATATTTCGATTAAATTAAATGAACCCTTATCTAAATATACCTATACAAAAACAGGTGGAAACGCGGATATATTCGTTATGCCAAAATCAATAGAAGAGACACAAGAAATCGTCTCTTATTGTTATCAAAATACTATTCCTCTTACTGTTCTTGGTAATGGCTCTAACTTAATTATTAAAGATGGTGGTATTCGTGGTGTGATTGTCCATCTTGACTTACTCCAAACTATTGAACGGAAAAACACACAAATAATTGCAATGAGTGGTGCTAAATTAATAGATACGGCAAAATTTGCGCTTGGTGAAAGTTTGAGTGGTCTTGAATTTGCTTGTGGTATTCCTGGTTCTATTGGAGGAGCATTACATATGAATGCAGGAGCTTACGGTGGAGAAATTAGTGACGTGCTTGAAGCAGCAACAGTTTTAACTCCATATGGAGAATTAAAGAAACTCAAACGTTCAGAGTTAAAAGCAGCTTATCGTTTTAGTACTATTGCAGAAAAAAATTATATCGTTTTAGATGCCACTTTTTCCTTAGAACTAGAAGATAAAAACATTATTCAAGCAAAAATGGACGAACTTACAGCTGCAAGAGAATCAAAACAACCTTTAGAATATCCTTCTTGTGGTAGTGTTTTTAAACGCCCACCAGGTCATTTTGCTGGTAAATTGATTCAGGATAGCGGATTACAAGGACATATAATCGGAGGAGCACAAGTTTCCTTAAAACATGCTGGTTTTATTGTTAATATAGGTAATGCAACAGCTACTGATTATATGAATTTAATTGCTCATGTGCAACAAACGGTCCGTGAAAAATTTGATGTGGAGTTGGAAACAGAAGTTAAAATAATAGGGGAAGATTAG
- a CDS encoding ABC transporter ATP-binding protein has product MIRFDNVSKKYDADKTAVNNVTLDIKDGEFFVFIGPSGCGKTTTLKMINRLIPLTTGTIYINEKRISDYDIHELRWDIGYVLQQIALFPHMTIEENIAIVPELKKWSKEKIHDRITELLDSVGLDPESYRNRKPAELSGGEQQRVGVVRALAADPGIILMDEPFSALDPISRQRLQQDISSLQKKIKKTIVFVTHDMQEALALGDRICVMQGGEIVQVATPQEIIKNPENDFVKDFLASGHAFNTPILESNFIVNDLIKADLFYGYQTSDGTLGISSKEPVENLVRRIAEEQSIPVMDENGNFIGTITNKHVMQFLARHLESSGELV; this is encoded by the coding sequence ATGATTCGTTTTGATAATGTATCCAAAAAATATGATGCCGATAAAACAGCTGTAAATAATGTGACATTGGACATAAAAGATGGTGAATTTTTCGTTTTCATCGGACCAAGTGGTTGCGGGAAAACAACAACTTTAAAAATGATTAATCGCTTGATTCCTCTTACAACAGGAACCATTTATATTAATGAAAAGCGAATTAGTGATTATGATATTCATGAACTACGTTGGGATATCGGTTATGTTTTACAGCAAATTGCACTTTTTCCACATATGACAATTGAAGAAAATATTGCCATCGTACCAGAACTAAAGAAATGGAGCAAAGAAAAAATTCATGACCGTATCACAGAATTATTAGATAGTGTTGGATTAGATCCAGAAAGCTATCGTAATCGTAAACCAGCTGAGCTTTCAGGTGGAGAACAACAACGTGTTGGTGTAGTTCGCGCCCTTGCAGCTGATCCAGGTATTATTCTTATGGATGAACCTTTTAGTGCACTTGACCCTATTTCCCGTCAACGATTGCAGCAAGATATCTCTTCGCTTCAAAAGAAAATCAAAAAAACAATTGTGTTTGTTACACATGATATGCAAGAAGCTCTAGCCTTAGGAGACCGCATTTGTGTGATGCAAGGTGGAGAAATTGTCCAAGTAGCAACACCTCAAGAAATTATTAAAAATCCTGAAAATGATTTTGTTAAAGACTTTTTAGCTTCCGGACATGCGTTTAATACACCAATTTTAGAATCAAACTTTATAGTTAATGATTTAATTAAAGCTGATTTGTTTTATGGTTATCAAACGAGTGATGGTACTCTAGGGATTTCTTCCAAAGAACCTGTTGAAAATCTCGTACGCCGAATTGCCGAAGAACAGTCTATACCTGTGATGGATGAAAATGGGAATTTCATTGGCACGATTACTAATAAACATGTCATGCAATTTTTAGCGCGTCATTTAGAAAGTTCGGGTGAGCTTGTATGA
- a CDS encoding ABC transporter permease/substrate-binding protein, with product MNTILDTFAVRKDELFTALVQHIQISFVSLFIAVLIALPLGIYLTRHKRLAEPIIQVAAIFQTIPSLALLGLLIPLVGIGIVPAIIALVIYALLPILRNTYTGIKEVDPALVEASRAMGMNKWKRLYKVQLPLAMPVIMAGIRTAMVLIIGTATLAALIGAGGLGDLILLGIDRNDNSLILLGAIPAALLAILFDFLLRFLEKASFKSTIITISAGILLTAAIIVVPYFASDKKEITIAGKLGAEPEILINMYKLVIEDETDLKVNVKPNMGKTSFVFNALKSGDIDIYPEFTGTVLETFLKENAKTHDPEKVYNQARDGLAKDFDMTFLKPMKYNNTYALAVSPEFAKENNLEKISDLGPLADQVKAGFTLEFKDRSDGYKGIQDKYGLTFSNLKTMEPKLRYNAIKSGDINLLDAYSTDSELAQYKLKVLEDDQQLFPPYQGAPLMLTKTLDKYPELKKPLNKLAGKITDDEMRKLNYEVNVNGKSAYTVAKDYLQDQGIIK from the coding sequence ATGAATACAATACTAGATACATTTGCCGTCCGTAAAGATGAACTGTTCACTGCTTTAGTACAGCATATTCAAATTTCGTTTGTATCACTGTTTATTGCTGTGTTAATTGCCCTACCTCTTGGAATTTATTTAACAAGACATAAGCGACTTGCTGAACCAATTATTCAAGTAGCTGCTATTTTCCAAACAATACCGTCCCTTGCTCTACTAGGATTATTAATTCCTTTAGTTGGTATTGGAATAGTTCCAGCGATTATCGCGCTTGTTATTTATGCTCTTTTACCTATTTTAAGAAATACATATACTGGGATAAAAGAAGTCGATCCGGCCCTTGTGGAAGCTTCACGTGCAATGGGAATGAACAAATGGAAAAGATTATATAAAGTACAACTACCCTTAGCAATGCCAGTTATTATGGCAGGTATACGTACGGCGATGGTTTTAATTATCGGAACTGCGACACTTGCTGCACTAATTGGCGCTGGAGGTCTTGGGGACTTAATTTTACTAGGAATTGACCGAAACGATAATAGTTTAATTTTACTTGGTGCTATTCCAGCAGCTTTATTAGCTATTTTGTTTGATTTTCTGTTACGCTTTCTTGAAAAAGCATCATTTAAAAGTACGATTATCACCATTTCTGCGGGGATTTTACTAACTGCAGCAATCATTGTTGTTCCTTATTTTGCTTCTGATAAAAAAGAAATTACGATTGCAGGGAAATTAGGAGCAGAACCAGAAATTTTAATTAATATGTACAAGTTGGTTATTGAAGATGAAACAGATTTAAAAGTCAATGTGAAACCTAATATGGGTAAAACGAGTTTTGTATTTAATGCTTTAAAATCAGGTGATATCGATATTTACCCAGAATTCACTGGAACTGTATTAGAAACCTTCTTAAAAGAAAATGCAAAAACTCATGATCCAGAAAAAGTTTATAACCAAGCGCGTGACGGTCTTGCAAAAGATTTTGATATGACGTTCTTGAAACCGATGAAATATAACAACACCTATGCACTTGCTGTTTCTCCTGAATTTGCCAAAGAAAATAATTTAGAGAAAATATCTGATTTAGGTCCATTAGCAGATCAAGTAAAAGCTGGGTTCACACTTGAGTTTAAAGACCGTTCAGATGGTTATAAAGGTATCCAAGATAAATATGGACTTACATTCTCGAACTTGAAGACGATGGAACCTAAACTTCGCTATAATGCGATTAAATCTGGAGATATCAATTTGTTAGATGCTTATTCTACAGATAGTGAATTGGCCCAATACAAATTGAAAGTACTTGAAGATGATCAACAACTCTTCCCTCCTTATCAAGGCGCACCTCTTATGTTGACGAAGACATTAGATAAATATCCTGAGCTGAAAAAACCATTAAATAAACTTGCTGGGAAAATTACTGATGACGAAATGCGTAAATTAAACTATGAAGTAAATGTAAATGGTAAATCAGCTTATACTGTTGCTAAAGATTATTTACAGGATCAAGGAATCATTAAATAA